TACGGGCGTCCTCTCAGATACCACTTGGTGCCGTAGACGATGCGCGATGGAGCTTCGTACCCGCAGTCGTGGCAGTCGAACCAGCGCTGGACTTTCGCTCCGTCTGCTGACTTCTCATCGACGAGGATGTCCTCGTTCTGGATTCGGGACAACTCAATTCGGGCGCTGGCCGCTTCCGGAGCTCGCCACGGAACGATTTCGCGTCCTTCGTCTCGTACCCCCGCGACCACACTGGGTGGCCGTCGACGAGGATTGCGCCACGCCACTTGTAGCGGTAGGAGTCTGGCGCTCTGTACAGGACAGCCCGAGCGCCAGTCTCGGTGTTCCGATGCGCCAACGTTGGCGACCGGCTCTCGCGTCGCCAGCTGGTGATTCTGGGCATTGTTTAGAAATGGACATCAACGGGCACGATCCAGAGCTCCTCGCTCTCCTCGAGGACTCGATCCAGCTGCCCTCGGTGCCAAATCCCGCAACCGCATTCGTCGTACAGGAAGATCGAGGGACCGTCGTACGCACCGACTTGATGGAAGGCATGCCGGGCGAGACCTCTATTACGCATTATCTCATCATCGCTGAGTTTGTCGAGCGCTTCCCGTACTCGTTTGAGGTTCCGCTGGAACTTGCTCTTCGTCGCGTCCCAACCGCGCTCCAGGGGTTCCTGGACTTCGTCAGAGTCTACCCGCGTTGCAACTGGGGAGTCGCCCCAACGAGCATTCTCTGCCACCGTCGAGCCTTCTTGATCGAACGTGACGAAGTAGTCGAATACGGTGCCACCGTGCGGATCGGCTCTAACCAGCCGATCGAGCACTGCTTTGCCGGTGGCTACTGCGTCGTTTCGCGTCGATGCCTCTACCAGGGTGTAAATGACCATGTGCGTCGGTATTCACCTTTGCCGACGCACGCAACTTCGCTCCGTATCACTGCTTGATGCGCCGGCCTCTATCGCCCGGTGATCGATAACCACCACCAAATGCGCGCTCGCTATATGTCGTCTTTCTTCGACCCTGTGGCATCCATGACGGTGATCGTCAGGTCGCCGCTCTCGTAATCAGCTTCGAAACCGACGGCGATGGAATCCAACATGCGAGCCGCGTAGGAGGTGCGGTGCCGTTTGAGCAACTCTATCTGCCAGCAGGATTAATTAACCGCTATAACGCAGATAGTCGCAGCTGCAGATGGAACTATTCTTCAATTCCGTCGAAGGAGATTCCTCTGATGCGATATTGATGTTTCCCTTCGATGTCTTTGCGACGAGTTGCCCGTTCTGAGTCGGTAATGATGAGTACTGGACTTGAGCGACCGTCTCGCCGGGCGTAATTCTTAAGATCTGGAATCGCCGCCGACACGGATGTCTCGACTTCGATTAATGACAGAGGAAACTTTCCGAAGAAATCTGCCCCCAACATTGAGAAATTGCGTATATCCACAATGAGGTCTGGTGCTCCTGATTGTCCGTCGAAGTGGCGGCGATCAACCGACAAGTCACCGAGTTTTTCTTCGGAACCGTTTTTCCGAACTACTAACTCCGCGTCATCGTACTTCTCTTTCAGACATTCGTACGTATTCGCAACGATCTCGTTGTGCTCGTAGGTATCAGTCATGTTACGCACCCTCGATCGAGATGGAGACTAAGCCTTCATCCTTGAGGTCATGAATGACTCCAAGAACCTCCGTCTGGTCCATCTCTAACTCACCAGAAATCGACTTGATTACATCGCTGTTCGTACCCTTGTTTGCTTCCCCATCTAATATGAACTCGAATACACTCGCTTGTGTTGGATCGAGATGGTCTTCAGTAATGATGTCCGTAATCTCGGTGCGGATCGTTCGGCACTCCCGTGCCTGTTGCACGAGGTCTTCGACAGTCTCTGCTCGGGATACGGCTAGTTCCACTTCATTGAGTGACTGGGCTTTTTCGTTGATCCCGAATATCTCGGCCAGTTCTTTCCCGGTTTGGATTTCATGTTCAATTCTATTTCTGAGGCCCTTGAGTTCCTGTTCTGCCTTTTCGATCAGCTCGGAGAATCCCTCCTGTGCTTCGTCGTAGTCCTCTATATCCCCACTGAGTATCCTGTCACGGGTGGTGAGAAGGTCACGATGTTTAGTATCGATTCTCGATAAGGATGTTCGGATAAAATCGAGGGACTCTGTCGAGTTATCTGGTACTCCAAATCGACGGACAGACTCGGTAGCAACGTCGTTCATCACATCAAAAATAGAGAGGACCTCACGACAACCCGTGACTACATCATTAACAGTTTCGGCGGCTCGTAATTTGTTTTCAAGCTCATCTTGCCCGGTGTCGGTTGGAGAACCCACTGACACTTCGGTCAGTAACTCGTATCGTTCGTGGAGCTTAGATACGACATTCTCGGCGTCTGAGAGAGTCTTCTCTGCTTCAAGGACACGCTCGCGAGCCAGTGTTGTGAACTGCTCGAAGGCATTCGCGTCGTCGACAATTGATTGGATCCGGTCGAAGAGTAAATCATCAATACGGGTACGAACATCTGACCCCAACGGCTCGGGGAGGTCACTGTTCCAGGGATACGGCCAACGCCCTGCAATATCTTCCAGATCATCCGCGATATTATCAATCTTATCAACGCTACTTACATCGGCCAGTTCTCCCTTGACCAACCGAGCTACTGAGGTGTGTACCGTTCCATCAGCATTGATTGACTGCAAGGCGGTTTTTGCAGTATCAATGGCCGAGTTAACTCGATCGACATCTTGTTCGACGACCTCAATCAACTCTTCTCTGACATCCTCATCCAGGGGACCTGTCCCAGCGTTAACCAACCAATCTTCGATATCTTCGACCGTTTTTTCAGCCTCGGGATGATGAAGGACACTTCGAAAGTCTGCCACAAAGTCCTCAAGATCGTCTTCGAACTCACCTGGTTTGAACGATGCGGAGCCTGCAACGAGATTCTCGAAGAAATCACCTAATGAGCGATCGAAGGCCTCTCGCACCATCTTCTGCTCTTCTTCGTCGAGATTATTCAGTGTCGACCTTGTTTCTTCGTCCAGCTCGTCGAGGGTGTCTTCAAGATCGTCCAATGCAGTCTTCTCGTCGTGGATGTCTTGCTCTACCTCTAGCGCCTCCTCAAGAGTGCTGAGAGAGTCTGGACCAGCATCACTCATTGTTGACCTCCATGTGTTCATTCAGGGACTGAAGCTGGGTTCGCCTGCTTTCACGTTCCGTTTCGAGTTCGTCAATTTCACCAGCGAGCCGTTCCAGCTGATCAACAACTTGGAATACCTCATCAATGTCTTGACGTGCATCCGTTAACATTTCATCCCACTCTTCCTGAATATCGCGGATATTATCTGCTCCATTCGAGAAATCAAGGCCAGGGAGTTCTGATTTCACATCTTCGAGAACTGTTTCACACCTTTCCTCGACTGTATCTTTTACAGCATCTTTTGGTGGGAGATCGACATTCACCGAACTGGCCTCGATCGTCGCATATGCAGAGTTAATGTCGTCTATCTTTGTTTTTGTCCGGTCGGCGAGACTCTGGAGACGATTCGTGTGTTCGCCGAGGTCTGTTTCTCGGGATTCGAGTTCTTGACGCCGGTCGTCGATATTCTCCTGAAGAGTTGAGTACAGACTAGAACGTCCCTCACGATCGTATCCAAGCACGAATTTTGCAGTGGGTTGTGAAACCCGATCAGCGACCCGACAGAACTCTCGAAGATCACCGACGACACTAGAGTCGTGTTGTACTTTCCCACTGGGATACACCGAGCTATGATCTTCAATACGGTCGTATACTGCATCGAGCTGATCAATCGTCTCATCAAGAGATTCTTTTGCTTTCTCGTACTCGATATTGATTTTATTCTCTTCGTCTTGAATAACCTGGATCGCATCGACCATCCGAACTAGTAAGTCTGCGAGATCAGATCCCGTACCGTCGTATTGATTCGAGAGAACTCGAAGGAGGCCTGGCTCTTGCATGTACGTCGTTGCCAAATCTGCGCGAGGCGAAAGCCGGTTGAGTTTCGTTCGGAGATTTAGCGTATCGGCCTCCTCTGCCTTTTGAATCGCCGTGGTGAATTCCGAACGAAAGTCGTTCTGCCGCTGATCGTATCCATATTCAATGATACGCGTGTAACCACCACCACCCCCCGAAATTGGGCCCAGGTATTTTTTAGAGTCTAGACCTCGATCACGCGCTGTCTCAAAGAACCTAAGACACCTATCTCGTTCTTCGGAAGCGGCACGTGCTAACAGGAGATAATCGACACGGGCGTTCTGGGAGGCTGTCAACCGATTCTCGAACATATCGAATAGCTCTGTAGAGCTTTGATCTCCCAAGGTGACGGGAAAGAGCGTTTTGAGATTCTTCTGGAACTCGTCCGTCTGCTGTTCAATCCTCGTTGCGAAGTACTCGTTGAGCTTTTCGATGTAGTAATCAATTTTCCGAACGCCCTCGTCGGCGATGTCGTCTCGACTGATCGTCTCCGGGATGGGAGCAGTCTGATCAAGTTCTAGTAGATTGTACAGAAGGCTGGTCGCAAAGGTGTCCAACCGTCGTTCGTCAAGTGTTGTGACTTGGAGTTGATCAAGTTCGGCGGCTACTTGAATACGTTCGTCGCTGCTGGAAATGAATTCTTGGGTAGCAGTCTCGACATCCCGGATGTCGTCATCGTTCCCAAGGAGTACGATCGTGAATATACAATTCGGCTCAAGCGCGTCCTTGGCAACTTCATCCTGTAAAAATGGCTGAACTAGGGGTTCAAGCGCCGACTCTTCGGCCGGAAGGGGATAGAGTGAAGTGTTCATCGGGGGTCCTCCTGAATAGTGTCACCGAATTCTTGCAACCGATCTGATGCAGCCTGCATATTCTCCAGCATCGTAACTAGCTCCTGATACTGGTCGTCCGTGTTCGTTTCGTGTCCTGCAAAACTCAATCGTGGATTCGTAATGAGACTTGGGAATGCTAGACTCGGCGTCTTCAGGCCAATCGATACGTAAGAATCCATCGTGGAGGATTCGCTTGTCGAAAAGAGGTCGAAGAAGTCAGCGAAGTCTTGATATATATCTTGTGCACTCATTTGATCAAGACTCTGCGTGACATCATAGAGGAACTCGATAGTCTCCTCTTCCCCGTTACCTAATTCTTCAAGAGCAATATCGTGCATCCGGCGAACGAGCGGACGAAGGATCATATCCACAGCCCTATCTCCTTGTGCTGGGGCTGGACTCATGTTCTGCCCGAAGACCATTTCTCCGTCTTCGTCAGCGATACTTTGGAGTACCCGCTCTCCAAATTGTGAGAGCTGCGAATCAGATACTCCAGAGTGATACGCATCAAGGTTCGTTAACCCCTGTTCAATTGTCTTGTATACCTCTCCGACAGGTGTTAGATGTGCGTCACAAAGCGCGAAATCGGTAGCTTCTGACTGGAGTGCGGACTGGAAGGCCGCTGGTTCATCAAATTCGCTAAGTTGATGTGGTGAAGGTGTGGTGAGGAGGGCCGCGATACGGTCGCGTGATTTGTTGCTGAGGTCGTCGAGATATGAGTCCAGACTCTCTCTGTCCAAGACTTCAACACGGGAAATTTGTTGTGTTGCAATATCGAAAAGACGGTTGTAGTTGCCTTCAACATCGTCTCCGAGGTTGGCTTTTGCATCGAGAGCCGATTGTAGCCAGCCAGGGCGTCCTCGTGAGTGCCACCAAGCGTAGTTTTCGGTCCCGGCAGACAAGTCACGTTCGAGGATTTGGTGAACTTGTCTCGGACGGATAATCGGCAGATTGATGCTCTGGACTCGCCGCGCTTCTGCTTCACCAAGCTCGTGAGCGCTGGCGTAGCCAAACGCGCCGATCATGTATACTCGGGAAGTCCCTTTATCAATTTCGTCGACGACCTCTCGGAGAGGTCCCGTCGTTCCTTCCGTGTGTTCATCAAGCCGTTTGTATCCCTCTTCCATCTCGTCAACAAGAACAACGAGTTCGTTTTCCTTCGACGCAATCTGTTCAGGGTCCTCCACTCCAAGTGCCGAGAAATACTCGTCGGGAGTGGGTCGTTGGCGGGCTCTCGGTAGGTAGTCGTCGGTATCGAAGGGCTTGTTCTGTTCGATCTTGTTGCATATCTCTCGGAGCCTCTCGATACAGATGTCCTCAAAGTATCCATGGAGGTTCGATTGATGGATGACATCGTGTCCGTCGGCTTCGGCTCGTTGGATAAGTTCGTCAATAAGATCACTAAGATCAAGATAGATAGCTGGCTTGGCCTGGTCTTGCCAAGCATATCTGAATCCGTGTAGGAGCAGCAAGCTCTTGCCTGCCCCAATAGCTCCCACGGCGTATGTGGCCTCAACTGGGTCGGGGAACTGTTTGATGTTAGCTTCAATCGTTTCTCGGCACAGTCTGTGTCTCTTAGTTAGGTCTTTCCACTCGACATTGAGCGTAGCTGTACGTTTTATCCCTCTACTTTTGCTCATGCGCAATCATGTTGACAGCCTATTATAAACGTACTTGATAGCATGCGGACAATATAGCGCGACCAGATAATCCAAAATACCGCTGCTGGTGCAAAGTGCTCTCCTTTGATCGGTAATCGCACTTCATCACAGAGACTTGACCATCCGAATTCGGTACTCGGGGCATATGGTTATTGTAGAAGACGTGTGTAACCCCATCGTCAGTCGTCCAGCAATTGGGTGTTTGGTACATATAGTGGAAATTTCACCACATAGACAATAAACTCGATTTTAAAGGAAGACCCGTAACGCCGCTACTGTAGCAATCTATAGGTGTCTCCTTGGTCCACTATGGGTGGCTCTGCCGACTTCTGGGCAGCAAAACAAGGCAGATACGGAGATGCCTCTCGCCGAAGTTCTACATCAGTCTTAACCAACAATCTCCGGGAATATACAAGGTTGGTTAATATATTGCTCTGCCGGATATTCTACTGGGGATTCGGTCCGTGACGCGGCGACTGACACACCTCGCAATTCCACATCGGCTGACCAGACCACTCGTCATCTGGGAGAGACTCGAATTCCTGGAACTGATGCTCAGTCTTTCGACCACACTTGCGACATTCAAGACGTGTTCTCGAGGGAACGCTGGGTCGACAATCCTCTGAATGCTCGTCGGTGACGGCGCGCTGGAGTGCAACGGCTGGCACCAACCAGACGTCGTTTTCGGCACTCTCCAGTAGGGCTGTAAGTCGATCTTCGTTGCGAACGTCGTACCCTCCCTCATCGTAGAGAAACGTTGAGTGCGCCCCCTCACTCCATGACTGCGTCGACTCTGTCTGTCCCGTCCGCTCACGAGCGGCGGTGAGTAGCTGTTCACCGCTTTCGGAGGTGACTCGAACTGCTTCGGGCAGCGAGGGCCACTTGTCGGTCAGTTGTGCAGCGGGCTCTGTATCGAGGTCATAGATCAGTTGGCAGTTGTCGACCGCTGGGTCCCTGTCAGCCTTCGTGAGGAGCGTGGCCGCAGCAGCACCCTTCGCGACGGCGGTGTAGAACGTCGACGCCTCGACGAGCAGATGGACGACATGGAGTAATGTCCACTCAGTATCGGGGGTGCGACTCTCGTCACTAGTTCCATCGAGATGGTTTGAGAGGCAGAACCGACACTTGGTACGGTTCGCAGGAATCGAAGCACCACACGAGGAACACTCGCTCCGTGTCGATCTCGTTCGATCTGGATACGATTCCAGCCCCTCTCTTCGTTGTCTCCCTGCTCGCCCAGCGTTACCCCGTCCAGTAAGCTGGTCGTCGGGAACGTGGTTCGCTTCGCCAAGGGGTCGTAGTTCCTCAAAATCAGATTGACGTCCATTCATAGAGTCGTCTGGCAGCACCTTCCCTCGTCTCTGTATTTAAATCTCAGCCACCAACGTCGAATTGGAATCGACAGAAAACTCGCAGATGGCGTCCTCAGAGCGCCAATTCGTTCAGCGTGTCTCGATGCGACCGGATGGTCGTTGCAGTGACGCTCGCCACCTGCGCGACTTCCGCCTGCGTCAGCCATCGTCCCTCTTCGCGACCCGCCTTGTACAGACAGGCAGCTGCGAATCCTGACGGGTTGACACCCGATGCGGCTCCTGATGATTCCGACTGTTCAGCCAACCTCCGAGCTCGCTGTCGGATGTTCGCTGGAATATTGAGTTCCGACCCGAGACGGGGGATGAATTCGCTCGGTCGAACAGGCTGGGTCGGTAGTCCGAGTTTAGTATTCAGCGTCTTGTACGCATTCGCGACTTTCGAGTGGTCGACGCGTGCTGCGTCGACGACGTCGTCAAGTAACCGCGAGTGACCGTTACAGCGACAGGCTCCGTAGATGCTTGCTGCCGCTATCGCCTCGATTGATCGGCCTCGAAGCAGATCTTCGGTTTGAGCGCTCCGGAACAGTTGACACGCCTGATCACGGACCGAATCTGAGAGCTCGAGGACGCTCGCGATTCTTCGAACTTCACCCAGGCCGTGTGCGAGGTTTCGCTCGGCTTTCGACTGGAACCGACCACGAGTCTGTTCACGCCGCATTCGGGATAGCCGCTGGCGCTTTCGTCCGGAGAGTTCGTTCCCGTTCGCATCTTTCCAGCGACCGATCTCGGTCGACAGCCCTCGGTCATGACGTGCCGCAGTCAGTGGAGCACCCGTCCGCTTTCGCTGGTCCTGATCGTGAGTTCTCCATTCAGGACCGTGGTCGATTCGTTGTTCGTCAATAACGAGTCCACAGTCTTCACAGATAGTTTCGACCGAGTTAGTAGTGACCCGGCCATCGCACTCCGGACATGGGTTCGTGCTGGAGTTTGTCTGGACATCCTCGTCGAAGCTTGTTTCGTAGATATCTCTCGTCGCCATGTTTTCTCACTAATTTTCGAGATTCGCCGATACGGCGAACCCCTCACCCATGAAGGGTCAATAAACGCTATCGAGTGCGTACTTCGGTTCAGCTGGATTAGAGAAGAGGAGAAACGGTGAACAGTTTACGGTCTACTGGAAAGAATTATTGCGTGCGTGTGACTCGTTGGAACCTATGGTTACAGGCCTCTACGCATCACTGGCTGCTTCCGCCAGTGTTTTTATCGGCATTCTCACTGCAATCCTGGCCTCTAGGGTCTCAAATCTCAAGTCCGAACGGAATCAGATAGAGCATCGTATCGAAACAATCGACGCACGACTTGAGAGCCTCGATGAGCAAAGAGCGGAATTAGAAGAACACATCGAGGAAATTCTGGAGTTATGGGAGCACGAAGATGAATTGGAATATGCGAGAAAACGGGTAAACGAATTTATTGAAACATATGTTGGCGATGAGTTTACTGCTAACCCTGAATCGTTGACGCTCGAAGACATTGCCGATGCATACGCTGACTTTGCTGACAAACCAGAAATTGACATCGAGACAGACGAGTACGTCCTGGACGAATTAGAAGAGAGGTCTGACGATATTAAACAGGAACTCGGTGGGCGGAAAAGTCCGATGACAGCTGAGGCAGATATTGTTCCTGACGCAGATGCGGCTGCCACCCATCGGCAAACCGAGGCCCAACAGAGAATTCACCAACGGGAAGAATACAACCGCTATCAGCATCGATGGCACCAAACTAAAACCGAACTCCAATCCCTTCAGACGGAGCGAGATAGACTGAATAGTCGATACTCTTCTCTAGACTCTTCACCTATCGTCAGTACACTCTGGATTGGCGTAGGTACAATAATCCTTTCTGTCGTTTCCCCCTCGGTGGCCTACCTTCTCCGCGAAATTGGAGTCACATTAATCGAGCTCCGGCCCTGGGTGGAACCGACGTTGATATTCAGTTTGTGGGTTATCGGACTAGCGTTGATATTTTACCACCTTTACGCAGAATTGAATGAGGAGCCGGACGAGCTACCTAACGACCCTGACGTAGACGTAGATGGATTGCATATGCACGATGTCCAATCGGTGTAGAACACTTACTGCCCTTGATTTGTTCTTTGGAGGTGTGCCTGATAGTACGCTTTTTCGACCGTTCTGAGGTCGAGTCCACTTAGATTCCGTTTACGCAGCTCGCTGAGGAGATCCTCGTAGTTTGAGAGTGTGACTTGCGTATCCTCAAGACCCAAAATAACCTCGTTGATATAGCGGTCCCCGACAGCGTAGTCAACGGGATTGTTGAACGCCATGAGCACCGTCGCAGTCGCGTACCCTACACCAGGAATCGCGTAGAGTGTCTTCATTTGCTGCCGTGTATCGTCCAGCATGAACGCGGCTTCAGTGATGAGTTCAACGTACTCGGGCGGAACAGATTCGAGTTTGCTCTTGTATCGCTCAAACCGACCGCCTTGACCCTCAAGCTTCCACTCCATTGCGTCGGCCACATCGCTGGTAGTGAGATGATCTTGCTTCGTGAGGAGATTTGTGAGTCGGTTTTCGACGGAAGGGTGGGTCTCGGGGTACTCCTCGTGGTGATACTCATCGAACGCTTCCGCAAGTTGTTCGATCTCGTCGGGGGTTAGCCTCGACATCCGCCTCATCCCTCGGTTTCGGGACTGTATGTCAACACTTCAGCGTCGATGAGACGAACCGCGTCATCGTAGAATTTCCCCTCGACAGTCCCTTCAAAATGCTCTAGAATCCCTTCCACTACTGCCTGTTCCTTGCCCACCTGTCGACCCTCCTGTGGAAGTCGTCGGGCATCGTCGCAGTTATCACAGAATCGGAATCGTTGGTACCACTCCTCGTCACCTCGGTCGTGGTCCTTCACGTAGTAGATGATGACGCCGTCACCTGTTTCTATACTCTCCTTGCAGTTGTGAGGACCATAGTCGACTTTCCCCATCTGTGGGTGCCCCTGACAGTGGACGACCCCTCCCCTCGTGTGCCGAACGACATCCCCAATAAACTCTTCTCGATTCATTAGGTTAGAATGTTGCCTTTACACCCATTAATCTAACGAGCAGAAGAGTTAGAGCGTTACTTCCTCCACATATTCGCAGTCCTCTTGGTAGACGGGATTTCCTTCGTGCTCCACCAATTTGGCCTTCAACTCCTCGACGGTCTCGGCCATCTCATCCAAGATTGCAGCAGCCTCAACAGCATACTCGTAGAGTTCGTCCTCCCCGATCTCGTCGATAGCGTCCCAGTGGATATCGATGAGTCGTGAATCGATTTCTTCCTCATTCTCCTCAATATCATCGTAGTCGCCAGAGACTGCGCTTGCCTCGTAGGTTGCTGGACCTCTGTCTTCTATGCCAGAGGCACTGTAGTACTTCTCACCACTACCGGGGTCGGCGGAGTTCGTCCCTTTGAGGCGATCCTCAACGATATTCTTCATCTTCTGCTTCTCACGGTCACGTTGCTTCCGATTCAGCAGGACTGCCCGCTCGAACACCCACTCAGTAAACGCCTGTCTCGGTTGGAGTGTGTAGTCAACAGTCTCGACGGTCGGGCCACCTGGATACTCCTCGTAGAACGCTTCTCTGGCACCATCGAATTCCTCGTACTGCTGTTCGATTTCCTCCTTCAGCTCACGGAGGTCGTCAGCGTGGTTTTCCAGTAGGTCCTGTAGATATCGGTCATCTTCGAGAGCCTCAGGCACGACACGGAATTTCACCTCTTGGCCAACTACCTCGACGAGTGGAGGTGCTGACTCGACATCGACTCCAGTCACCTTCGGGAGATTTGTCTCGTCAGTGAACCAGGCACCACCTTCCTTCACCCCGATCTCGTCCATATCGCCGTGCCAGGCACGTATCCTCTTCCGAAGGGTCTCGGTGTGACCCATTCGGACTTCCCGATTCAGGTCCCGTCGCAGGAGGTCCTGCTGTTCTTCTTGGATGGAAGTCTGTCGACTGTAGAGGTAGACCAGACCAGCAGTGAGGACAATAGAACCGAGTCCTGCGACCACCTCTGACCACTCCTGAAGCCAGGTGAAGACGAAATTGATGACGTCGACCATGGATTTAGACCTCGTGCCGATTGGATGAATGTTTGCAGACGGTGGAGCACACATTTTCTTAGTAGAGGGACATCTTCGAAAGGTTATGAGCGATGATGGCCTCCAGACGGTCTATATCCGCCACAAGATCGGCGTAAACGCAGACGCCATCAAATGGCTCTACGAGAACCACTATCTTGCAATTCACTACACGGAGGCACCTATTACCGCCAGCAAGTCTGAGGCGCAGGACCACGCGAATAGCAAGAAGAGCGCCGAATGGAAGTTGGGTAACAAACTCGACTGGCTCAAGGATTGGGGACAGGCTGGAATCATCGTGGGTGCCGACTACGGCACAAAGAACTCGACCTACAAGGGTGGGATGCGTGTCGGGATGGTTCAACCTGAAACTGACATCACGATACTCGCCTTCCAAGATAACCAATTCCGAGATAGCGTGACCGTCGAGGCGGGCACGACTGAAGAGGAAATATACAACGACTCCGATACCTCAGACGAATTCCGTCGGTTGATGGACACTGTTAACGATCGTGGAGAAGAGGGATACGACGAGGACAAGATACGGTTCCTGAAGGCCCTGAAGATTGACGAAGAGACTGCTGAATGGGTCTGGTATCGTGACTACCCGGCGTTGCTGGCGGTAGAGCCACAAGGAGGTGCATTCAGTAGATGGAAGCAGGGTGCTGACCA
This region of Natrialbaceae archaeon AArc-T1-2 genomic DNA includes:
- a CDS encoding transcription initiation factor IIB, translated to MATRDIYETSFDEDVQTNSSTNPCPECDGRVTTNSVETICEDCGLVIDEQRIDHGPEWRTHDQDQRKRTGAPLTAARHDRGLSTEIGRWKDANGNELSGRKRQRLSRMRREQTRGRFQSKAERNLAHGLGEVRRIASVLELSDSVRDQACQLFRSAQTEDLLRGRSIEAIAAASIYGACRCNGHSRLLDDVVDAARVDHSKVANAYKTLNTKLGLPTQPVRPSEFIPRLGSELNIPANIRQRARRLAEQSESSGAASGVNPSGFAAACLYKAGREEGRWLTQAEVAQVASVTATTIRSHRDTLNELAL